One genomic segment of Sander lucioperca isolate FBNREF2018 chromosome 10, SLUC_FBN_1.2, whole genome shotgun sequence includes these proteins:
- the LOC116043297 gene encoding piggyBac transposable element-derived protein 4-like: protein MQNPEENGNLCSQRCAAPQLQAIPDPIPPPHLCSHTHEHSRLRRRHGPLCDSKFGAASGYHVARNGPQVENLVVAEEEEEEEEEEKEDDHSDSDSDSDSDSDSEWSSGGCASEEDRDKHDDGERDRHDADEHDHDHDHDQDAGEDEGDENREGEDADADDDEDDDDDGEQDDERGEEQGANVAQAGGWQRGDEDREGDGGDDDGEQDEERGEERGANAPQEGGRQRGDDDNEGHDDEEQDVEQDDEDEEDEEEEESERFASRDGEIEWSSTTYHPHRPGPRRRRRAEYEEDEEQQLDNGDDGNDQDQDQDQDQDQRDRDQDERHDQDERQQQDPARRATAPQSPGPTEYAATRVRDILSAFELFVTRHIQEIVVTATNIEGLRKCGNGWKLMDATDLRGYIGLLLLAGVYRSRNEALESLWHEESGRAIFRATMPLKRFHAFSRLLRFDDRETRAARRAADKLAAIRDVWDAWVRRLPRLYNPGPDVTVDEQLVPFRGRCSFRQYMPSKPARYGLKSWVACDAASSYAWNMQMYTGKSASGGPERNLGARVVLDVTKGLRGPRNVTCDNFFTSYELARRLLIERRLTVVGTMRKNKPELPRALLNTKGRALFSSRFAFTPTVTLVSYVPKRHKNVLLLSTLHTGKARVRATRDAKPDIILHYNSTKGGVDNLDKLVGTYSCRRKTTRWPLAVFHNILDVSAYNAFVLWRELRPQWMRGKLYRRRVFLEQLGRALVTPLIERRSRLPRTEASAALVKALTSRAAAAREHREGVDDDNDDDNDDDNDDDNDDDVEPTAPRVASKRKRCQLCPKTKDRKTYTACGACKRYICGRCTRLNCAECVRGL from the exons ATGCAGAACCCAGAGGAAAACGGCAACCTTTGTTCCCAGCGCTGTGCAGCTCCTCAACTCCAAGCCATTCCTGACCCCATACCCCCTCCTCACCTCTGCTCTCACACTCATGAACA CAGCCGGTTGCGACGCCGGCATGGCCCGCTGTGTGACTCTAAATTTGGAGCTGCATCGGGTTACCACGTGGCACGCAATGGCCCCCAAGTGGAAAATTTAGTagtagcagaagaagaagaagaagaagaagaagaagaaaaagaagacgaCCACAGTGACAGCGACAGCGACTCCGACTCCGACTCCGACTCCGAATGGTCATCCGGCGGGTGTGCGTCAGAAGAGGACCGAGACAAACACGATGACGGAGAAAGAGACCGCCACGACGCTGACGAGCACGACCACGACCACGACCACGACCAAGACGCAGGAGAAGACGA GGGAGATGAAAACAGAGAGGGCGAAGACGCCGACGCCGACGACGACgaagacgacgacgacgacggcGAGCAGGACGACGAACGAGGAGAAGAACAAGGGGCAAACGTGGCACAGGCTGGTGGATGGCAAAGGGGAGATGAAGACAGAGAGGGCGACGGCGGCGACGACGACGGCGAGCAGGACGAggaacgaggagaagaacgaggGGCAAACGCGCCACAGGAGGGTGGACGGCAAAGGGGAGATGACGACAACGAGGGCCACGACGACGAGGAGCAGGATGTGGAACAAGACGATGAGgacgaggaggacgaggaggaggaggagagcgaaAGGTTTGCGTCGAGAGACGGCGAGATCGAATGGTCCTCCACGACGTATCATCCCCATCGCCCTGGACCTCGTCGCCGCCGTCGTGCCGAATATGAAGAGGACGAGGAACAACAACTGGACAACGGCGACGACGGCAacgaccaagaccaagaccaagaccaagaccaagaccaacgTGACCGAGACCAAGACGAACGACACGACCAAGACGAACGGCAACAACAAGACCCGGCCAGACGCGCCACCGCTCCGCAGAGCCCAGGACCCACAGAGTACGCGGCAACACGCGTCCGCGATATACTCTCCGCTTTCGAGCTGTTTGTCACGCGGCACATACAAGAGATCGTGGTGACCGCCACGAACATCGAGGGCCTAAGGAAGTGCGGCAACGGCTGGAAACTGATGGACGCCACGGACCTGCGCGGCTACATCGGGCTGCTGCTCCTCGCCGGCGTGTACAGGTCCCGAAACGAGGCCCTGGAGAGCCTGTGGCACGAGGAGAGCGGCAGGGCCATTTTCCGCGCCACGATGCCGCTCAAGCGCTTCCACGCGTTCTCGCGACTGCTGCGATTCGACGACCGCGAGACGAGAGCCGCCAGACGAGCCGCGGACAAACTGGCGGCCATACGAGACGTGTGGGACGCCTGGGTGCGGCGGCTGCCTCGCCTCTACAACCCGGGCCCCGACGTGACCGTGGACGAGCAGCTGGTTCCCTTTCGAG GTCGATGCTCCTTCCGCCAGTACATGCCCAGCAAGCCCGCCAGGTACGGACTCAAGTCCTGGGTGGCCTGCGACGCCGCGTCCAGCTACGCGTGGAACATGCAGATGTACACGGGCAAGTCGGCGAGCGGCGGGCCCGAGAGGAATCTGGGCGCGCGCGTGGTGCTGGACGTGACCAAGGGCCTGCGGGGTCCGCGCAACGTGACGTGCGACAACTTTTTCACCTCCTACGAGCTGGCCCGGCGGCTGCTCATCGAGAGGCGCCTCACCGTGGTGGGCACGATGCGCAAAAACAAGCCCGAGCTGCCGCGCGCCTTGCTCAACACCAAGGGCCGTGCGCTCTTCTCGTCCAGGTTCGCCTTCACGCCCACCGTCACTCTGGTGTCCTACGTGCCCAAGAGGCACAAGAACGTGCTGCTGCTGAGCACGCTGCACACGGGGAAGGCGCGCGTCCGCGCCACCAGGGACGCCAAGCCCGACATCATCCTGCACTACAACAGCACCAAGGGCGGCGTGGACAACCTGGACAAGCTCGTCGGCACGtacagctgccgcaggaagacGACGCGCTGGCCCCTCGCCGTGTTCCACAACATCCTCGACGTGTCCGCCTACAACGCCTTTGTGCTCTGGCGAGAGCTCAGGCCCCAGTGGATGCGCGGCAAGCTCTACAGGAGGCGCGTGTTCCTGGAGCAGCTGGGCAGGGCGCTCGTGACTCCGCTCATCGAGAGACGCTCGCGTCTCCCTCGCACGGAAGCGTCCGCCGCACTCGTCAAGGCCTTGACGAGCAGGGCCGCGGCCGCTCGAGAGCACAGAGAGGGTGTTGACGACGACAACGACGACGACAACGACGACGACAACGACGACGACAACGACGACGATGTGGAACCGACCGCGCCCAGAGTGGCCAGCAAGAGGAAGAGGTGTCAGCTCTGTCCAAAGACAAAGGACCGCAAGACATACACGGCGTGCGGGGCCTGCAAGAGATACATCTGCGGGAGATGCACGCGGCTCAACTGCGCGGAATGTGTGCGCGGACTGTAG